The following proteins come from a genomic window of Miscanthus floridulus cultivar M001 chromosome 2, ASM1932011v1, whole genome shotgun sequence:
- the LOC136519730 gene encoding receptor protein kinase TMK1-like, giving the protein MPFPTASTARRRRRHEGAAGRWCGLVLALMGLSAGAAAETSPSDVAAMRAVAKALGADKTLGWDVAGDPCSPKQWEGVSCDSSGRVTAIQVGKRGLTGTLPPEVGDLTELTRLEVFENKLSGPLPSLPGLSSLQVLLAHNNNFASIPADFFKGLTGLTAVDIDYNPFASWTLPASLAACASLANFSANGANVSGTLPDFLGEMKALQRLSLALNQLSGPVPASLAGAPLVQLWLNGMHLNGSISFVSNMTSLEQLWLQSNEFTGPLPDFARFDNLWDLQLRDNYLTGPVPESLFKLKALKNVTLTNNLLQGPIPQIPDQLVAGTDMKADSERFCVQEAGKPCDPRVSLLLEVAAGFMYPASLAKDWEGNDPCMFPGVSCIQGNIIGLTFTNKGLSGSISPAIGKISSLKVLNLANNSITGTVPEEVAALPLLTDVDLSNNNLYGKLPTFASKSAVVKSAGNPNLGKDAPAPAAGSGGSNNSPSGGGSSGSSGNNGVSSSSVGVIAGSVVGTVVGLGLVAALGFYCYKRKQKPFGRVQSPHAMVIHPRHSGSDDMVKITVAGGDANGGARASETYSQASSGPRDIHVVESGNMVISIQVLRNVTNNFSQENILGRGGFGTVYKGELHDGTKIAVKRMEAGVMGNKGLNEFKSEIAVLTKVRHRNLVSLLGYCLDGNERILVYEYMPQGTLSQHLFEWSENNLRPLEWKKRLSIALDVARGVEYLHSLAQQTFIHRDLKPSNILLGDDMKAKVADFGLVRLAPADGKCVSIETRLAGTFGYLAPEYAVTGRVTTKADVFSFGVILMELITGRKALDETQPEDSMHLVTWFRRMQLNKETFRKAIDPVIDLDEETYASVCTVSELAGHCCAREAHQRPDMGHAVNVLSTLSEVWKPTDPDSDDSYGIDLNMTLPQALKRWQAFEDSSHFDGATSSFVASLDNTQTSIPTRPPGFAESFTSADGR; this is encoded by the exons ATGCCGTTTCCCACCGCCTCcaccgcgcggcggcggcggcggcacgaggGCGCCGCCGGTCGGTGGTGCGGGCTGGTCCTGGCTCTGATGGGGCTCTCGGCCGGCGCGGCGGCGGAGACGTCGCCGTCGGACGTGGCGGCGATGCGGGCGGTGGCGAAGGCGCTTGGCGCGGACAAGACGCTGGGATGGGACGTCGCCGGCGATCCCTGCTCGCCGAAGCAGTGGGAGGGGGTGTCCTGCGACTCGTCGGGCCGCGTCACCGCGATCCAGGTCGGGAAGCGCGGCCTCACGGGGACCCTGCCCCCGGAGGTGGGCGACCTCACCGAGCTCACTCGTCTCGAGGTTTTCGAGAACAAGCTCTCCGGACCGCTGCCCTCGCTTCCAGGGCTCTCCTCGCTTCAGGTTTTACTTGCCCACAACAACAACTTCGCCTCCATCCCCGCAGACTTCTTCAAAGGCCTCACCGGGCTCACCGCCGTCGACATCGACTACAACCCGTTCGCGTCGTGGACGCTCCCCGCCTCCCTCGCCGCCTGCGCCTCCCTCGCCAACTTCTCCGCCAACGGCGCCAACGTCTCTGGCACGCTCCCGGACTTCTTGGGTGAGATGAAGGCGCTCCAGCGGCTGTCGCTGGCCTTAAACCAGCTGTCAGGACCCGTACCGGCGTCGCTGGCCGGCGCGCCGCTGGTGCAGCTCTGGCTCAATGGCATGCACCTCAATGGGTCGATTAGCTTTGTAAGCAACATGACCTCTCTGGAGCAACTGTGGCTGCAATCTAACGAATTCACTGGGCCCTTGCCGGACTTCGCGAGGTTTGATAATCTATGGGATTTGCAACTTCGCGACAACTATCTCACAGGGCCGGTGCCTGAGAGTCTTTTCAAGTTGAAGGCCCTGAAGAACGTGACCCTGACGAATAATTTGCTGCAGGGGCCGATTCCTCAGATTCCTGATCAACTTGTTGCAGGGACAGACATGAAAGCAGATTCAGAGCGGTTCTGTGTGCAGGAAGCCGGGAAGCCGTGCGATCCCCGTGTGAGCCTGCTTCTTGAGGTTGCTGCTGGGTTCATGTACCCGGCCTCACTTGCTAAGGATTGGGAGGGGAATGATCCGTGTATGTTTCCGGGTGTTAGTTGCATCCAAGGTAACATTATTGGGCTGACTTTTACCAACAAGGGTCTCAGTGGCAGTATCTCACCGGCCATTGGGAAGATTAGCTCACTTAAGGTGCTAAATCTTGCTAACAATAGCATCACTGGTACTGTGCCTGAGGAGGTTGCTGCGTTGCCTTTGCTGACAGATGTCGATTTGTCAAACAACAATCTCTATGGGAAACTTCCTACCTTTGCTTCCAAGAGTGCAGTGGTGAAATCTGCTGGTAACCCTAACTTAGGCAAGGATGCTCCTGCACCAGCAGCAGGATCAGGTGGTAGCAACAACAGTCCTTCGGGGGGAGGCAGCAGCGGAAGCAGTGGTAACAATGGTGTCTCTTCGTCTTCTGTTGGAGTCATTGCAGGCTCAGTGGTTGGTACAGTTGTTGGACTAGGCCTTGTTGCTGCATTAGGATTCTATTGCTACAAGAGAAAGCAGAAGCCTTTCGGAAGGGTGCAGAGTCCACATGCCATGGTTATCCATCCTCGGCACTCAGGTTCAGATGACATGGTTAAAATCACAGTTGCAGGGGGGGATGCTAATGGTGGTGCTCGTGCAAGCGAGACATATAGCCAAGCGAGCAGTGGTCCACGGGACATCCATGTTGTTGAAAGTGGAAATATGGTCATTTCGATCCAAGTTCTCCGCAATGTGACCAACAACTTCAGTCAGGAGAACATCCTTGGTCGAGGAGGGTTTGGCACTGTTTACAAGGGTGAGCTTCATGATGGCACGAAAATTGCTGTAAAGCGGATGGAGGCTGGTGTGATGGGTAACAAGGGGCTAAATGAATTTAAATCAGAGATTGCTGTTTTGACCAAGGTCCGTCACCGGAACCTTGTCTCACTGCTGGGCTACTGCCTTGATGGCAATGAAAGGATTCTTGTCTATGAGTACATGCCACAGGGGACACTGAGCCAACACCTGTTTGAGTGGTCAGAGAACAATTTGCGGCCATTGGAATGGAAAAAGCGACTAAGCATTGCACTTGATGTTGCAAGGGGTGTCGAGTACCTTCACAGCCTTGCCCAGCAGACCTTTATCCACAGAGATTTGAAGCCATCAAACATACTTCTTGGCGATGACATGAAGGCCAAGGTGGCAGACTTTGGATTGGTCAGACTTGCACCAGCTGATGGGAAGTGTGTCTCCATAGAGACAAGGCTTGCTGGCACTTTTGGGTACCTCGCACCAGAGTATGCAG TTACTGGACGAGTGACCACAAAAGCTGATGTCTTCAGCTTTGGGGTCATCTTGATGGAACTGATTACAGGACGCAAGGCACTTGATGAGACTCAGCCTGAAGACAGCATGCATTTAGTTACATGGTTCCGGAGAATGCAGCTCAACAAGGAAACATTCCGCAAAGCAATCGACCCTGTTATTGACCTTGATGAGGAGACATATGCTAGTGTTTGTACTGTTTCAGAGCTTGCTGGTCACTGCTGCGCTAGGGAAGCACACCAGAGGCCTGACATGGGCCATGCTGTTAATGTGCTCTCTACCCTTTCAGAAGTTTGGAAACCAACCGACCCAGACTCTGATGACAGCTACGGTATCGACCTGAACATGACCCTGCCTCAGGCTCTGAAGAGATGGCAGGCATTCGAGGATAGCAGCCACTTTGATGGTGCAACATCTTCATTTGTTGCAAGTTTGGATAACACTCAGACCAGCATCCCTACGAGGCCGCCTGGATTCGCAGAGTCGTTCACCTCTGCTGATGGAAGATAG